The genomic DNA GCATCCGTTCCTCATCGTCAAGCGTGACTTCGGCTTCACCAAGACCCGCTACCGCGGGATCGCGAAGAACCTCAAACACCTCAGCGTCTTGTTCGCTTCGGCGAACTGGCTGATGCGGGCCCGTGCCGTCGCCCTGATGGGGTGACGGCGTAGCGGCAGCCTGCCCGAAACCGGCCCCAGGAGGCCCGGACCGGGCCCGGGGAGCGGGTCAAGGGAGGACACGCGTGGCCACTCGACGACCCTCAGCGAAGGCCCCCGACCCGCCCATGACCTGAGCGGCTCTTTGATCAGCGCATCCCTAGCGGTACGCGCGGTGTGGTCGCGCATCGCGATCGATCCGGACGCGGACCGCACCGGGTGTGGCTCGGCTGGTGCGGCGGCCGGCCGCGTGACGGCGACGTGTGCACCGTCGATCAGGTAACCGTGCCCCCAAGGGAAGTTCCTGCGCCTGCCGTGCCGATCCTCGAG from Luteitalea sp. includes the following:
- a CDS encoding DUF3097 family protein, producing LEDRHGRRRNFPWGHGYLIDGAHVAVTRPAAAPAEPHPVRSASGSIAMRDHTARTARDALIKEPLRSWAGRGPSLRVVEWPRVSSLDPLPGPGPGLLGPVSGRLPLRRHPIRATARARISQFAEANKTLRCLRFFAIPR